In a genomic window of Rhododendron vialii isolate Sample 1 chromosome 12a, ASM3025357v1:
- the LOC131311300 gene encoding uncharacterized protein LOC131311300 isoform X1 — translation MLRRDPYAPPSLLAGYQMPSLFRRFSRLKVRVNWLIADDAAHGTPNRMGKGLTCVCFKPKGSYERICINLTPLQEERLKRLRHRMKIHFDASRVEHQEALKALWSATYPGQELHGLVSDQWKEMGWQGRDPSTDFRGAGFISLENLLFFAKTFSTSFQRLLNKQGGKRSAWEYPFAVAGVNITYMIMQMLDLNTAKPKTFVRASFLQILSENEWAFDLLYCVAFMVMDKQWLERNATYMEFNDVLKSTRAQLEKEFLMDDVVQIEDMPSYSLLC, via the exons GTTGAAGGTAAGAGTCAACTGGTTGATTGCAGATGATGCAGCTCATGGGACACCAAATCGGATGGGGAAAGGCCTCACTTGTGTTTGCTTCAAGCCTAAGGGAAGTTATGAACGCATTTGCATCAATTTGACGCCCTTACAG GAAGAGAGACTTAAAAGGTTGAGGCATCGGATGAAGATTCACTTTGATGCTTCTAGAGTGGAACATCAG GAAGCTTTGAAAGCTCTATGGTCTGCCACATACCCTGGGCAGGAGCTCCATGGTTTAGTATCCGACCAATGGAAAGAAATGGGTTGGCAGGGGAGAGATCCATCAACTGATTTCAG AGGCGCTGGTTTCATTTCCTTGGAGAACTTACTGTTTTTTGCCAAGACATTTTCG ACATCTTTCCAGCGTCTGTTAAATAAGCAAGGAGGCAAGCGATCTGCATGGGAATATCCATTTGCTGTTGCGGGTGTAAATATCACATACATGATCATGCAAATGCTTGATCTTAATACCG CAAAACCCAAGACATTTGTGAGAGCATCTTTCTTGCAGATATTATCAG AAAATGAGTGGGCGTTTGACTTACTTTATTGTGTGGCCTTCATGGTTATGGACAAGCAGTGGCTAGAGAGAAATGCCACATACATGGAGTTCAAT gATGTTTTGAAATCAACTCGGGCTCAGCTGGAAAAGGAATTCCTAATGGATGATGTCGTACAGATCGAAGACATGCCTTCTTATAGCCTGCTCTGTTAA